The following proteins are co-located in the Microbulbifer sp. VAAF005 genome:
- a CDS encoding undecaprenyl-diphosphate phosphatase, whose amino-acid sequence METFQIVILALIQGLTEFLPISSSAHLILPSEVLGWQDQGLAFDVAVHFGSLLAVVFYFRKDIWVLIRDGLGGFTDKQFTDEGRLAWLIVLATIPVGLIGLVFKGFIETHLRSAGVIAATTIGFGILLWWADAKGRRVESLAQLNWKKALLIGLSQVLALIPGTSRSGITMTAGLMLGMKREAAARFSFLMSIPVIALSAILLTIELLALESVPWNDLLLGTVLSCISAYLCIHFFLQFISRIGMAPFAIYRLVLGVILIWMVWG is encoded by the coding sequence ATGGAAACATTTCAGATTGTAATTTTGGCCCTGATACAGGGGCTGACAGAGTTTCTGCCCATCTCCAGTTCCGCACACTTGATTTTACCTTCTGAGGTATTGGGTTGGCAGGACCAGGGGCTGGCCTTTGATGTCGCTGTTCATTTTGGCTCTTTACTGGCAGTAGTTTTCTATTTCCGCAAAGATATTTGGGTGCTGATTAGGGATGGTCTAGGAGGATTTACGGATAAACAATTTACCGATGAGGGGCGGCTGGCCTGGTTAATTGTTCTCGCTACTATACCTGTGGGGCTGATAGGCCTGGTATTCAAAGGGTTCATAGAAACTCACCTGCGTTCAGCCGGTGTTATCGCTGCTACGACTATTGGCTTTGGTATTTTACTGTGGTGGGCTGATGCAAAGGGGCGCAGGGTCGAATCTCTAGCCCAGTTAAATTGGAAAAAAGCACTTCTGATTGGCTTGTCACAGGTGTTGGCCCTGATCCCTGGCACCTCCCGCTCTGGTATCACAATGACTGCTGGTTTGATGCTTGGCATGAAGAGAGAGGCTGCAGCGCGCTTTTCGTTCCTGATGTCTATTCCTGTTATTGCCCTCAGCGCTATTTTGTTAACGATTGAATTACTTGCGCTGGAAAGTGTTCCATGGAATGACTTGCTGCTTGGTACCGTTTTATCTTGTATTAGTGCTTATTTGTGTATTCATTTTTTCCTTCAATTTATTAGCCGCATTGGGATGGCTCCATTCGCGATTTATCGCTTGGTTCTCGGTGTAATACTTATTTGGATGGTATGGGGGTAG
- a CDS encoding NAD(P)-dependent oxidoreductase → MATVAFIGLGVMGYPMAGHLSNAGHMVRIYNRTVSRADQWLQEYDGESFATPAEAAKGAEVVFACVGNDNDLRQVVTGEQGAFTSMNDGALFVDHTTASADVARELAVAAGEKGIGFLDAPVSGGQAGAENGALTVMFGGDKADFDKVQPLIDCYARASNLMGPVGSGQLCKMVNQICIAGVVQGLAEGLHFAKAAGLDGEQVVNVISKGAAQSWQMENRSKTMLAGEYDHGFAVDWMRKDLAIVLQEAQLNGALLPVTALVDQFYSEVQAIGGARWDTSSLFARLMNVRSFD, encoded by the coding sequence ATGGCAACAGTTGCATTTATTGGCTTGGGAGTGATGGGATATCCCATGGCGGGGCATCTTTCTAATGCTGGCCACATGGTGCGAATTTACAATCGCACTGTTAGCCGTGCGGATCAATGGCTACAAGAATATGATGGAGAGAGCTTTGCAACGCCCGCTGAAGCCGCAAAGGGCGCGGAGGTTGTTTTTGCCTGTGTAGGCAATGACAACGATCTCCGCCAGGTGGTGACAGGAGAGCAGGGGGCATTCACGAGTATGAATGACGGGGCTTTGTTTGTAGATCATACAACAGCCTCTGCCGATGTTGCTCGGGAATTGGCAGTTGCAGCTGGCGAAAAGGGAATCGGTTTTCTGGATGCCCCTGTCTCTGGAGGCCAGGCCGGCGCTGAGAATGGTGCTTTAACGGTTATGTTTGGGGGAGATAAGGCAGACTTTGATAAAGTGCAACCTCTTATCGACTGTTATGCGCGGGCGAGCAACCTGATGGGGCCAGTAGGTAGCGGCCAGCTGTGTAAAATGGTCAATCAAATTTGTATCGCGGGTGTCGTTCAGGGGCTTGCTGAAGGTTTACATTTTGCCAAGGCAGCTGGCCTCGATGGAGAGCAGGTTGTCAATGTGATATCCAAGGGGGCGGCACAGAGCTGGCAAATGGAAAACCGCTCAAAAACTATGTTAGCTGGGGAGTATGACCACGGTTTTGCTGTGGATTGGATGCGTAAGGATTTGGCTATAGTCCTTCAAGAGGCACAACTTAACGGAGCTTTACTGCCCGTAACTGCCCTGGTAGATCAGTTTTATAGTGAGGTACAAGCTATTGGTGGTGCTCGTTGGGATACTTCCAGCTTGTTTGCACGATTAATGAATGTGCGCTCTTTCGATTAA
- a CDS encoding DUF3524 domain-containing protein, whose translation MKVLLLSAYDADSHKRWRKGLAAAFSDWQWTVLTLPPRYFSWRIRGNSLSWGRGETAQILKQRWDLIVTTSMTDLSALRGLVPEIVRVPTVVYFHENQFAYPVSSDAFRSVEPQLLNIYTALSGDLVLFNSEYNRSTLLGGVKKLLKRFPDCVPPGICEEIEEKSRVLPVPIEDIVFDSAKTEEAFSWDSCAESIYGGEIGQDTLIISWAARWEYDKGADRLLDILRGLKARNVKFLVNLMGQSFRNSPAEFAQIQEEFADHLLVLGYLESAKDYRQVLRHSHIFLSTAYHEFQGLAVMEAAILGATPLVPDEQCYPEFYSENFCYSDCNDAVKKLESMFLSILSGSKLKKVDLSNFSGKVIWAEYRKQFLNLVQS comes from the coding sequence ATGAAAGTTTTATTACTCTCCGCTTATGATGCGGACAGTCACAAGCGTTGGCGTAAAGGGCTGGCAGCGGCATTTTCTGATTGGCAATGGACCGTACTAACCTTACCACCGCGATACTTTAGCTGGCGAATCCGTGGTAATAGCCTTTCTTGGGGCCGAGGGGAAACTGCGCAAATATTGAAGCAGCGTTGGGACCTTATTGTTACAACCTCAATGACCGATCTAAGTGCCTTGCGCGGTTTAGTTCCTGAAATCGTTAGGGTGCCTACAGTTGTATATTTTCATGAGAATCAATTTGCTTACCCAGTGAGCTCTGATGCGTTTCGATCGGTAGAACCCCAGTTGTTGAATATTTACACGGCCTTGTCCGGTGATCTGGTCTTGTTTAACTCTGAATACAACCGCAGTACCTTGTTAGGAGGAGTAAAGAAATTACTCAAGCGCTTTCCTGATTGTGTTCCTCCCGGAATTTGTGAGGAGATTGAGGAAAAGTCGCGAGTTCTTCCTGTGCCAATAGAAGACATCGTTTTTGATAGTGCGAAAACTGAAGAGGCCTTTTCCTGGGACTCCTGCGCAGAGAGCATTTATGGGGGCGAGATAGGTCAAGATACTTTGATTATCAGTTGGGCGGCCCGTTGGGAATATGACAAAGGCGCGGACCGATTGCTGGATATCCTTCGGGGCTTGAAAGCCAGAAATGTTAAGTTTCTTGTTAATCTAATGGGGCAGTCATTTCGTAATAGCCCTGCTGAGTTTGCTCAAATACAAGAAGAGTTTGCCGACCATTTATTGGTACTCGGGTATCTCGAAAGTGCTAAAGACTATCGTCAAGTACTGCGACATAGCCATATATTCCTTTCTACGGCTTACCATGAATTCCAAGGGTTGGCGGTGATGGAAGCAGCTATTCTCGGTGCGACTCCACTGGTGCCAGATGAACAGTGCTACCCAGAGTTCTATTCCGAAAACTTCTGTTATTCAGACTGTAATGATGCAGTAAAAAAGCTGGAATCAATGTTTTTGTCAATTCTATCGGGTTCAAAATTAAAAAAAGTTGATTTAAGTAATTTCTCAGGAAAAGTGATTTGGGCAGAATATAGGAAGCAGTTCTTAAATCTGGTTCAGAGTTAG
- a CDS encoding cellulose binding domain-containing protein has protein sequence MQGKERITNAVLPHTNVDLVSYSAYDLTTKEKHSDFATLHSELTSALEFINSNLPKKSGLPFEKRVFIGEYGYGESWFKDWEARSGEAQDLLSRNVIKTALQWGAPFILYWQMYDNEYDSWINEFAGYWLIDKDGNKKEIYKTHQEYYKDARAFLDNYYMENSSLPSESEFRTYALKWFESSKIPPQQPKPDTPPTIPEEPSEPSGQCNVEYAVQNDWGSGFMANVVIYNKGKTSLDKWQLQWNWQGNQSITHFWNAQVAESNGTITITSESSIPAGEARAFGFNANYSGENTPPIIIGNCTGTLTTEPSQPSQPPNQPNEHSDSSSIKLWFIGDSITYGMTTLPYNSNGFRSQIWNYLAKAADGNSIFPIDQESTSEQLILKYNGKQLETIGTITGPSGPDDMSQQTKNYWHSGIPGATTSDLLCYLDPIGHQITPGYNFTNCLNSIKNFNQFLSEMCREGETSAGWLTNQACNLTRDITSEDSVVIPIQLGTNDITFLSMNNAIDCSLPIEENSESAQKLNMVVSKIISSPNNIQGISITDRIQNYFESIDIPTEKIAFVISTIPRRSDLDGQDPKNYCTDFYNQKIRKSLSEASNTKNIFLVDQGNIIPTGDPVHPTTEGHKIMACNLLYGKNLGHSDIPSCILPSNIPDKGLLKAIDHVSN, from the coding sequence ATGCAGGGCAAAGAACGAATAACCAATGCCGTACTTCCCCATACTAATGTAGATTTGGTGTCTTATTCAGCTTACGATCTCACTACCAAAGAAAAGCATTCAGATTTTGCCACTCTACATAGTGAGTTGACTTCAGCTCTGGAATTTATCAACTCAAATCTTCCCAAAAAATCTGGGCTGCCATTTGAAAAGCGGGTTTTCATTGGCGAATATGGTTACGGAGAGTCCTGGTTTAAGGATTGGGAAGCCCGCTCTGGCGAAGCCCAGGATTTGCTATCACGCAATGTAATAAAAACGGCACTCCAATGGGGTGCTCCATTTATTTTGTACTGGCAAATGTATGACAATGAGTATGATAGCTGGATCAATGAATTCGCTGGCTACTGGCTGATTGACAAGGATGGTAATAAAAAGGAGATTTATAAGACTCACCAAGAGTACTATAAGGACGCGAGGGCATTCTTAGATAACTATTATATGGAAAACTCCTCCCTTCCGTCAGAAAGTGAATTTCGAACCTATGCCTTAAAATGGTTTGAATCATCGAAAATCCCACCACAACAGCCCAAACCTGACACTCCCCCTACTATACCGGAAGAACCCAGTGAACCTTCAGGCCAGTGTAATGTGGAATATGCAGTGCAAAACGATTGGGGGAGTGGCTTTATGGCAAATGTGGTTATTTATAATAAAGGAAAGACTTCTCTCGATAAATGGCAGCTACAGTGGAACTGGCAAGGTAACCAATCAATCACACACTTCTGGAATGCACAAGTCGCAGAAAGTAACGGGACTATAACTATTACTAGTGAATCATCTATTCCGGCAGGAGAGGCCCGAGCTTTTGGGTTTAATGCAAATTACTCTGGAGAAAACACCCCACCAATTATAATTGGCAACTGCACGGGTACACTCACAACAGAACCTTCACAACCTAGTCAGCCCCCCAATCAGCCCAATGAACATTCAGATAGTAGCAGTATTAAGCTATGGTTTATTGGTGATTCGATTACTTACGGTATGACAACACTTCCTTATAATTCAAACGGATTTCGTAGCCAGATCTGGAACTATCTTGCCAAAGCAGCCGATGGCAACTCAATCTTTCCTATAGATCAAGAATCTACCAGTGAGCAGCTAATTCTAAAATACAATGGAAAACAACTAGAAACGATTGGCACTATCACTGGACCATCAGGCCCTGACGATATGTCTCAACAGACCAAGAATTACTGGCACTCTGGGATACCTGGAGCTACAACCAGCGATTTACTTTGCTATCTTGATCCGATAGGCCATCAAATCACCCCTGGCTACAATTTCACCAACTGCCTCAATTCCATCAAGAACTTCAATCAATTTCTCAGCGAAATGTGCAGGGAGGGCGAAACTAGTGCTGGCTGGCTCACTAATCAAGCCTGCAATTTAACGCGGGATATAACCTCTGAAGATAGCGTTGTCATACCTATACAGCTCGGGACTAACGACATCACCTTCCTTAGCATGAATAACGCGATTGATTGTAGCCTTCCTATAGAAGAAAATAGTGAATCCGCCCAGAAGCTAAATATGGTCGTTAGTAAGATAATATCATCACCCAATAATATTCAAGGCATATCAATAACAGATAGAATACAAAATTACTTTGAGAGCATAGATATTCCAACTGAGAAAATTGCATTCGTAATTTCAACTATCCCTCGTCGAAGTGATTTAGACGGACAAGATCCGAAAAATTACTGTACGGACTTTTATAATCAAAAAATCAGGAAGTCATTATCAGAGGCCTCCAATACCAAAAATATTTTCTTAGTAGACCAAGGAAATATTATCCCAACTGGAGACCCGGTACACCCTACAACTGAGGGCCACAAGATTATGGCTTGCAACTTACTTTATGGTAAAAATCTTGGCCATTCAGATATTCCTTCTTGTATTCTTCCCAGTAACATCCCAGATAAAGGGCTATTGAAAGCAATAGATCATGTATCCAATTAG
- a CDS encoding cellulose binding domain-containing protein, which translates to MTIQSEWEDGYMASVVVRNTGTEPISDWELSWQWPSDQEVTHIWNATSAQDENLISVVGKQGYVRVPVGQAQSFGFNIRYSGGEQKPAHINASCNNTINEPDPPPPSRDLLDPLSQYNFILGTQTINPRYTFTDKGSLVESAEAIYSMGSNLLKIALSPSLYSELSNSGLDYQFKRMLEEIPEFQQVLEMDFSIYMFWVEDSGSWMDNKGMSEEELKWQYDKIYSLAEYLLTEYSGSGKTFMIGHWEGDWNLVQKTDGTRDDGQETIPPKRLQGLID; encoded by the coding sequence ATGACGATACAGAGTGAATGGGAAGACGGATATATGGCTTCAGTGGTTGTACGTAATACAGGTACCGAGCCAATAAGTGATTGGGAACTTTCATGGCAATGGCCCTCAGACCAAGAAGTCACACATATATGGAATGCTACTTCAGCCCAGGATGAAAACCTGATCTCTGTAGTTGGAAAACAAGGCTACGTAAGAGTACCCGTTGGCCAAGCCCAATCTTTTGGTTTTAATATTCGCTACTCGGGTGGTGAACAGAAGCCTGCTCATATTAACGCTAGTTGCAACAACACCATCAATGAACCAGATCCGCCCCCACCTTCACGAGACCTGTTAGACCCCCTTTCACAATACAATTTTATTTTAGGCACTCAAACGATAAACCCCAGGTATACATTTACAGATAAGGGATCACTTGTTGAAAGTGCTGAAGCCATTTACTCAATGGGCTCTAACTTACTCAAGATTGCCCTTTCTCCGAGCCTATATAGCGAGCTAAGTAACTCTGGACTCGACTATCAATTCAAGCGAATGCTGGAAGAAATACCAGAATTTCAGCAAGTCTTGGAAATGGATTTCTCCATCTACATGTTTTGGGTCGAGGACTCCGGTTCCTGGATGGATAACAAAGGAATGAGTGAAGAAGAGCTAAAGTGGCAATATGACAAAATTTATTCATTGGCTGAATATTTACTAACTGAATATAGCGGCTCCGGTAAGACATTCATGATCGGGCATTGGGAAGGCGATTGGAACCTGGTTCAAAAAACTGATGGTACTAGAGATGACGGTCAGGAAACTATCCCTCCTAAGCGTTTACAGGGTCTAATTGACTAG